The Vespula pensylvanica isolate Volc-1 chromosome 5, ASM1446617v1, whole genome shotgun sequence genome includes a window with the following:
- the LOC122629558 gene encoding uncharacterized protein LOC122629558: MGRKHKRRLIPEQDRRICGSICFCQFTIVISCVALVYLSVAIYMPSHRAFHAGIDPDPVMCQTVNATLVNNCIWASCGEWCLTKTTGFCPQIHATVRQNGTDVIFENCTKFNSISCPNVNTENLKKYNCNNGSECSTLSGVFNCSLGHCANMSELMLCHHKADGIVIDSEKDNMKLNGFFSCQNSRCTKIKRRFSCDRYCPKIITNDINVFLMQDDNVITAKCSRGLALNKANGNLPGTRLTNPVKIWDEENGSIIASCLMVSKKGNTIRTEDCVNGTSLNKITIPEHYVNFTSFLNIYEESLQYPVDPENVYVPAQRSLTIYNNSRLYINLEGCVNTLKGECRDFLTSHGRDGDNQTAQSRYPCYYNKNNSIFVVARFDLNKTKTELLIAIIVPSGLFVISLTTLIVITRSVQVGDDAKMRCRYCTEKNEDEGEDEGLVEGTPTTTPQDHTNENEIRSMSL; encoded by the exons ATGGGACGGAAACACAAGCGTCGTTTAATACCAGAACAGGATCGCAGGATATGCGGCAGCATCTGCTTTTGCCAATTCACCATCGTCATCAGTTGCGTGGCTTTGGTTTACCTCAGCGTTGCGATTTATATGCCGTCGCACAG aGCTTTTCACGCAGGCATAGATCCCGATCCGGTAATGTGCCAAACGGTTAATGCCACTCTAGTAAATAACTGTATATGGGCGAGCTGCGGTGAATGGTGTTTGACGAAAACTACCGGCTTTTGTCCCCAAATTCACGCAACGGTCAGACAAAATGGCACGGATGTGATCTTTGAAAATTGCACCAAGTTCAATAGCATCTCTTGTCCTAAT GTGAACACGGAGAATCTGAAGAAATACAATTGCAATAATGGCAGCGAGTGCAGCACGCTCTCGGGTGTATTCAATTGCAGTTTAGGACATTGCGCGAATATGAGCGAATTGATGCTTTGTCATCACAAAGCAGACGGTATCGTTATCGACAGCGAGAAGGACAATATGAAGCTTAATGGCTTCTTCAGTTGCCAGAATTCGAGATGTACGAAAATCAAGAGGCGATTCTCGTGCGATCGATACTGCCCTAAGATAATCACCAACGATATCAACGTCTTTCTCATGCAAGACGATAACGTCATCACGGCTAAGTGTTCTCGTGGCTTAGCACTGAACAAAGCTAATGGAAATTTGCCTGGTACGAGGCTGACCAATCCCGTCAAGATTTGGGATGAAGAAAATGGTAGCATCATTGCAAGTTGTCTAATGGTTagcaaaaaaggaaacacTATTAG AACGGAAGATTGCGTTAACGGCACGTCTTTGAATAAAATCACGATTCCCGAACACTACGTCAATTTTACAAGTTTTCTCAATATTTACGAAGAAAGTCTTCAGTATCCCGTCGATCCAGAAAATGTTTACGTGCCCGCCCAACGATCGCTCACGATTTACAACAATTCACGTTTGTACATCAACTTGGAGGGCTGCGTCAACACACTTAAGGGTGAGTGTCGTGATTTCCTCACAAGTCACGGACGAGATGGCGACAATCAAACGGCTCAAAGTAGATATCCCTGTTATTACAATAAG AACAATTCTATCTTCGTTGTTGCACGTTTTGATCTGAACAAGACAAAAACCGAGTTGCTCATCGCTATCATCGTACCGTCGGGACTTTTCGTTATCAGCTTGACGACCTTGATTGTGATAACTCGCTCGGTGCAAGTTGGCGATGACGCTAAGATGCGATGTAGATACTGCACAGAGAAGAACGAGGACGAGGGCGAGGACGAAGGGTTGGTTGAAGGTACACCTACTACTACTCCTCAAGATCATACCAATGAGAATGAGATCAGAAGTATGTCACTCTAG